Proteins encoded within one genomic window of Ranitomeya variabilis isolate aRanVar5 chromosome 4, aRanVar5.hap1, whole genome shotgun sequence:
- the LOC143767012 gene encoding uncharacterized protein LOC143767012: MVPLYSTVHVVYSSHVVYSTAHVVYSSHVVYSTAHVVYSSHVVYSTVHVVYSSHVVYSTAHVVYSSHVVYSTVHIVYSSHVVYSTAHVVYSSHVVYSTAHVVYSSHVIYSTVHVVYSSHVVYSTTHVVYSSHVVYSTVHVVYSSHVVYSTAHVVYSSHVVYSTAHVVYSSHVVYSTAHVVYSSHVVYSTVHVVYSSHVVYSTAHVVYSSHVVYNAAHAVNSGHVVYSTAHVVYSSHVVYSTAHVVYSSHVVYSTVHVVYSSHVVYSTAHVVYSSHVVYSTVHVVYSSHVLYSTAHVVYSSHVVYSTVHVVYSSHVVYSTAHVVYSSHVVYSTAHVVYSSHVVYSTVHVVYSSHVVYSTAHVVYSSHVVYSTVHIVYSSHVVYSTAHVVYSSHVVYSTAHVVYSSHVIYSTVHVVYISHVVYSTTHVVYSSHVVYSTVHVVYSSHMT, from the exons atggtg ccat tatatagtactgtccacgtagtatatagcagccatgtagtatatagtactgcccacgtagtatatagcagccatgtagtatacagtactgcccacgtagtatatagcagccatgtagtatatagtactgtccacgttgtatatagcagccatgtagtatatagtactgcccacgtagtatatagcagccatgtagtatatagtactgtccacatagtatatagcagccatgtagtatatagtactgcccacgtagtatatagcagccatgtagtatatagtactgcccacgtagtatatagcagccatgtaatatatagtactgtccacgtagtatatagcagccatgtagtatatagtactacccacgtagtatatagcagccatgtagtatatagtactgtccacgttgtatatagcagccatgtagtatatagtactgcccatgtagtatatagcagccatgtagtatatagtactgcccacgtagtatatagcagccatgtagtatatagtactgcccacgtagtatatagcagccatgtagtatatagtactgtccacgtagtatatagcagccatgtagtatatagtactgcccacgtagtatatagcagccatgtagtatataatgcagcccacgcagtaaatagcggccatgtagtatatagtactgcccacgtagtatatagcagccatgtagtatatagtactgcccacgtagtatatagcagccatgtagtatatagtactgtccacgtagtatatagcagccatgtagtatatagtactgcccacgtagtatatagcagccatgtagtatatagtactgtccacgtagtatatagcagccatgtattatatagtactgcccatgtagtatatagcagccatgtagtatatagtactgtccacgtagtatatagcagccatgtagtatatagtactgcccacgtagtatatagcagccatgtagtatatagtactgcccacgtagtatatagcagccatgtagtatatagtactgtccacgttgtatatagcagccatgtagtatatagtactgcccacgtagtatatagcagccatgtagtatatagtactgtccacatagtatatagcagccatgtagtatatagtactgcccacgtagtatatagcagccatgtagtatatagtactgcccacgtagtatatagcagccatgtaatatatagtactgtccacgtagtatatatcagccatgtagtatatagtactacccacgtagtatatagcagccatgtagtatatagtactgtccacgttgtatatagcagccat atgacttag